One Oncorhynchus keta strain PuntledgeMale-10-30-2019 chromosome 34, Oket_V2, whole genome shotgun sequence genomic window, actgagcaatcgggggagaagggccttggtcagggaggttaccaagaaccccatgctcactaacagagctttaaagttcctctgtagagatgggagaaccttccagaaggaaaaccatccttgcagcactccaccaatcaggcttttatggtagagtggccagactgaagccactcctcagtaaaagggacatgacagcccccttggagtttgccaaaaggcacctaaagactctcagagaaacaagattctctggtctgatgaaaccacgattgaacactttggtctgaatgccaataATCACGTattgaggaaacctggcaccatccctaaggtgaagaaTGGTgctggtagcatcatgctgtgatgttgtttttcagcggcagggactgggagactagtcaggatcgatgcAAAAaggaacggagcaaagtacatagagaaccttgatgaaaaccagagCGCTTaggtcctcagactggggtggaggttcaccttccaacaggacaacgaccctaagcacaagtctctgaatgtctttgagtggcccagccagagcccagatctgaacatctctggagagacctgaaaatagctgtgcagcgatgctccccatccaacctgacagagcttgagaggatctgcagagaggaatgggagaaactccacaaatacaggtgtgccaagcttgtagcgtcatactcaagaagactcaaggctgtaatcgctgccaaaggtgcttcaacaaagtactgagtaaaagatctgaaaccttttttatttttagtacatttgcaaacatttctaaaaatatgtttttgctttgtcattatggggtattgtgtgtaaattgatgagggtaaaaaaaacaatttaatcaattttagaataaggctgtaacgtaacaaaatgtggaaaaagtcaaggggtctgaatactttccgaatgcactatataaCATGTTGCTTCTTTTCAAATCTACATTTATGATTACAGTTTTTACGATTGCTTACACACTAACATTGAACTTTTCCCACAATTAGCAAAACCTTACACTCAAGGAGCACAAAACAAGGCTAGGTTTAAACAACTGTAAGCACATTGTCAGCTTCACACTATTTGCAAGACATTACACACAGTGatttgcaaaacactaaacacacttgTATACATCAGACACAGAAGTATATCATGATGTCACTTCCTTGCAATTCCAAAGCACTGACTGTCAAATTACCATACCTATGAGCCAATCTGTTAAACACAGCCATCAGGTGCACAAACACATGACTGCTAAATTGTAGACACACCAATCATGTTTAAACACTATAAAAATGCAGCAGGTAGGTTCACCTGCCTTCAACCAAAATGGAAGGAGTCCGAAGAAGAGTGAGGGTGAGAGGAGGCGtacacagaggaggacaaggaggtagaggaagaggccGAGCCAAAGTTTGAGGAAAGACCTGAAGCAGGAGGAGAACATGTACAAAGAAGAAGAGGACCAAACTTATCAAATGACATTTGTGCAACACTAGTGGACCATGTGAACCACGGATTGacgctgagggaggctggactgagagttcAGCCAAATCTTAGCAGATATACAGTGGCATCTGTCATAAGGACTTTTCGACAGGTAAAAGATCTGTCTACAGTTACAGTAATCAGCAGCTTATTGTCAGCACCATATCAGCACTTGTGATaccccttcctgtgacattgtacAGTAAATTACATTTATTATTCTCTACATAGGATTGAGGGTCGGGAACGACAAAGAGGAAGGGGGCCCATATTCACgcaagaacaagagagagagataataaacatgGTTTTGGCCAATAATGCTATCAGGCTCCGAGAACTACAAGCCAACGTTATCGTGACCATCCCATTTTCAATAATGTCCATCAGGTCTCTCAGTCGACACTGGCACGCATCCTGAAAACAGATCAGGTTCAAATGAAACAACTTTATCGAGTGCCTTTTGAGCAGAATTCAGAGAGGGTCAAACAGCTGCGGCATTAGTATGTGGAGGTTTGTATTGTTCACTTTAGCACTGTGATGTTGCATACTGCACACATTACTTTTTTACATTGACTGTATACTAGACCTATCCTCAACTACACAATCTTGTCTTTCACTGTATTTCAGGGAGTTTTGCAGATGAATGCTGAGGAAATCCTGCATGAATTCATATATATTgatgaggcagggttcaacctcACAAAAgcaagaaggagagacagaagtaTCATTGGCCACAGGGCTATAATCAATGTCCCAGGGCAACGTGGGGGTAACATCACCCTTTGCGCTGCCATTTCACAGCATGGGGTTGTCCTCTGTCATGCCAAAATGGACCCTTACAACACACCTCACATTCTCACATTTTTTGATTGATTGCACCACATCGTCACAGCAGGTAATGAAATGCACCAGATGCAATACACGGTCATCTGGGACAATGTGTCATTCCACCGCTCTGCTTTGGTCCAGAACTGGTTTCAACACCATCCACAGTTGACAGCAATATACCTTCCACCATACTCTCCGTTTCTAAACCCTATCGAAGAGTTTCTCTGCATGGCGgtggaaggtttacgatctccagccccaggctcaggtacccctcattcaggccaggaaggtttacgatctccagccccaggcccaggtacccctcattcaggccaggaaggtttacgatctccagccccaggctcaggtacccctcattcaggccaggaaggtttacaatctccagccccaggctcaggtacccctcattcaggccaggaaggtttacgatctccagccccaggctcaggtacccctcattcaggccaggaaggtttacaatctccagccccaggctcaggtacccctcattcaggccaggaaggtttacgatctccagccccaggctcaggtacccctcattcaggccaggaaggtttacaatctccagccccaggctcaggtacccctcattcaggccaggaaggtttacgatctccagccccaggctcaggtacccctcattcaggccaggaaggtttacaatctccagccccaggctcaggtacccctcattcaggccaggaaggtttacgatctccagccccaggctcaggtacccctcattcaggccatggaggacACCTGTGACCAAGTCAACGCCGCAGCTGTTCAAGGATGGATTCGACATTCAAGACGGTTCTTCCCGCGTTGTCTTGCTAATGATGATATTGCTTGTGATGATGATGAAATTCTCTGGACAGATCCAGCTAAGCGATGAGATAATGTATGGTATGTTTACTGTAGTATTTTCTGTACAATATTGTCAGTTTTTTTCAGATTATTTTTTATGTTTGTTGTTATTTactgtaattgtaacctgtaCTGGATACAATATTTTACGTTTGTCTGTTTGCTGAGCTAACAGTGTTATTATGCACACTACTGTAGTAGCATGAAAACTGGGACATGTTTTGTTGTGATTCTCCATGTTGACTGATTTGGGTATATGGAGAGAAATAAATGATGTTTTCCTCAGTCTGCAGCATTGGTCTTGTGTAGTATTTGTATAGTTGCACTTTCTCTGTGTACTTAATTTACAGCACTCTAATCACTGACAATTAGACTTAGTGAAAGTGTTTTAGGTTAGCAACAGTAGTGTCTAACTGGTTCAAAAAGAATGAAGTCAtatgaaatgtgtgtgtttcatatggtaacaaaatattatttttatgaAGTCAGGgtatagttttgacaagtgtTCCATTTTGCAAATGATCTGAAGTGTTGTGCTACTTTGGTGTTGGGTTGTgctaattgtgtgtagtgttttgacaAACCGGGCCCTGTTTACAAAATTGTGCTTAAAACAATTGAAAAAAAGACAAAATCCCAGATTCCTACTGCTGTTTCTACATGCTTAAGGTTTTTGAGTATATTGGCATTACATTGTGTTTGTTTATTTGATCATTTAAAAACAAGCTACATGTACAAAATGATTCACTTGATTAAGAATAATCAAGGACAGTGTGAGCGAGgaaagagtgtgtgagagtgagagagacaggacgcTGATCAGACAGATGGTTCAGAGATACAAAGTGTCTGAGAACCAAGCGTAGTGTGTGGGCCTCTTTGAGAGACATAGACAGGACAGAGCCATCAAAAACCACACAGACAATACTCTACACAGGCTTATCATGGCTAGGAGCCTCCTGTACATCTCTATACTAACTGGGTCAACACAAAGTTGTGCATCTGTTTCACCTTTTTATTTGAGTAAATCTTGAAATAATTCAAACTTTCAGTGTGATTTTTTACATCTGAAGGTGTAGATTTGAGCTTTCACCAGGAGGTGGCAGTGAAAGACACTTCAAATCACAAGAATGTATTGACAGATATGATGtaaaaccagattgcacagtatatacaaatatgtttaatatgtatTCTGGTGCTTGCTGAGGATTCTCATGTTTTGCAGTTTGCCCTGACATTCATGTAGACTTTatcagctagagagagagagagagagagagagaccattagaGCTCTCAAAAATGCTCTTACATACAAAATACTAGTGATATTTAGTGATTTACAGTTACCAAGCACTTAATTAACAGTACATGTTAGAGTCTATTGGGTTAACTTGAATAATATAGAGCTGTTCATTGTTCCTTCTAATTCTAGGAGGAGGATAAAAGGGAAGCAAGACAAGAAAAGGGGGAAGCTAAACTTTCATAAATATAATATTGCTCATAGCGGGCAGAGGGCAGGGGCCCTTGATCCAATGGAAGCAGTTGGGAATGATTATGTTCATGAAATAACCCTGCATGGCACTTTACCCCTCTCTTTTCGACGTCTGCGTCGGCTGGCACAGTGGTACGTGACAATGACAATGGCAATGGTCAGGATCACGTCTGCAATGATGATGCCAGCCATAGTGCCAGGCTCAATCCTGTAGCAGGACGTTTTATCTGGTAGAGGAGGGTGAATCATAGAGAAGATAGATAGGAGGGGACGGAGGACAAGAGTGGGATGAGTGAAGAGTGACGGGAAATATTATTATTTTGGTCCCCATTTTTTAATAATCTGGAATTTGTGTATATCAGTTCTGGTGTTGTGTTTATCATGATACATACTTGTACCTGGGTCAGTCACAACTTTTTCTTGAGGAGAAAAATGAAAAAGATATTGTCAGTGTAATtctattatacactgagtgtacaaaacattaagaacacctgctctttccatgacagactgaccaggtgaaacctatgatcccttattgatgtcacctgttaaatacGTTTTAATCAGCGTAGATGACCAGATGctctggttagagcccgtttgcgctgttctgtgaagtaagtagtacacagcgttgtaccagatcttcagtttcttggcaatttctcgcatggaacagccttcatttctcagaacaagaatagactgaagagtttaaaaaaaagttatttgtttctggacattttgagccggaaatcgaacccacaaatgctgattctccagatactcaactagtctaaagaaggccagttgtattgattctttaaatcagcacaacagttttcagctgtgctaacatacttgcaaaaggattttctaatgatcaattagccttttaaaattataaacttggattagctaacacaacatgccattggaacacagaactgatggttgctgataatggacctctgtacgccgatgtagatattccataaaaaatggacagaagaactctgccgttaacaatgtctacactgtatttctgatcaatttcacgttattttaatgaacaaaaaaattgctttttattcctcatccaccaaactttacagttagcactaatatatatatatatatatatatatatatatatattcggaCAGGTAGCgctctcctggcatctgccaaacctagATTAACCCATCGGACTGACATGGTGaatgcgtgattcatcactccagagaatgtgccactgctccagagtccaatggcggcgagctttacaacacaccagctgacgcttggcattgccatggtgatattaggcttgtgtgtgactgttcagccatggaaacccatttcattaagctcccgacgaacagtttttgtgctgacgttgcttccagaggcagtttggaactcggtagttagTGTTACAACCGATGACAATTTGTACgcactacgcacttcagcacttggcggtcacattctgtgagcttgtatggcctaccacttcggtgactgagccgttgttgctcctagatgtttccacttcacaaaaacTGTACTTGCAGTTGACATGGGCAACTCTAGCACACCAGAAATTTCACAAACTGACtttctggaaaggtggcatcctttccaaaagtcactgagctcttcagtatgggccattctactgctaatgtttctctatggagattgcatggctgtgggcTTGATtgtatacacttgtcagcaagtgtagctgaaatagcagaatccactaatttgaatggaTGTCGACATAC contains:
- the hcst gene encoding hematopoietic cell signal transducer isoform X1; amino-acid sequence: MSDNAALLMVLFFCLCEKVVTDPGTNKTSCYRIEPGTMAGIIIADVILTIAIVIVTYHCASRRRRRKERADKVYMNVRANCKT
- the hcst gene encoding hematopoietic cell signal transducer isoform X2, coding for MSDNAALLMVLFFCLCEKVVTDPDKTSCYRIEPGTMAGIIIADVILTIAIVIVTYHCASRRRRRKERADKVYMNVRANCKT